From a region of the Equus przewalskii isolate Varuska chromosome 2, EquPr2, whole genome shotgun sequence genome:
- the SVBP gene encoding small vasohibin-binding protein has product MDPPARKEKSKVKEPVSRVEKAKQKSAQQELKQRQRAEIYALNRVMTELEQQQFDEFCKQMQPPGE; this is encoded by the exons ATGGATCCACCTGCACGTAAAGAAAAATCCAAAGTTAAAGAACCTGTCAGCAGAGTTGAGAAGGCCAAGCAGAAGTCAGCCCAGCAGGAGCTGAAGCAGAGACAAAGAGCAGAG ATCTATGCTCTCAACAGAGTCATGACAGAGCTGGAGCAGCAGCAGTTCGATGAGTTCTGCAAGCAGATGCAGCCTCCTGGAGAGTGA